Part of the Edaphobacter lichenicola genome, TACAAAGAGTGCGAAAACGGTGAGGGTGCCAGCCCATAGGTGACGGCTGGGCTCAAGGATCGGATCGATAAAGAGAAAGCTGGAGTAGGCGAGCCAGAGCCAGGCCATATTCCGTTCATGCTTCTTCGAGATGACGTCGGGAGATTTCATTAGTTGTCCAGTTCAATGAGTTTGCCGTCCTGCAGATTGCGGTAATGAGTCAGTCGGATGGGTCATTGAAAACGGTTGGATGGTTGGGCTGATAGAGGCCGATCTTGCCTCCTCCAGGAAGTTGAACGCTGACGATCGAACCCCATCTTTCTTCCTTGACTTGCGAACACTTGACGGCTTTTTCGGTGAGCGCCGAGATCTCCGCACTGAGATCGTTACAAATGAAATAGAGTTCGTGCCGGTCATTCGCTTCGGCTGGATGAACGGCGATCTCAGCGGGAGGCAGCGCGAAGATCAGCCATCCATGACCGGCGTCCACGGAGGCGAGCCCGAGGATGTCGCGCAGGAAGGCGCGGTCGGCGGATGCATCGGTGCTGTATACGACTACGTGTGCGCCAAAGATCATCGGCGTGCCCTTCTCGTCTGATGCGGAAAGTGTACCGCGTTGCTGGTTATGCGTTCTGCTCTTTTCGATGGAAGAGGAGACGGCTGATTCCGAGCATCAAGAGGGTGAAGCCGATGAGGGCGTTCCAGTGGGTGATGAGCGACATGGTGTCGTTGTAGTGGAAGATGCTGAGCATGAGTTGAGAGAGGTGATAGGTGGGTAGAAGAGGCGCGATGCCCTGCAGCCAGTGGGGCAGGAACTTGATGGGAATCCAGAGGCCGCTGAGGAAGGACATGGGGAGATAGATGAGGTTGATGATGCCGGGGGCGGCGTTTGCTGGAACGATAAGGGCGAGGAGGAGGCCCATGCTGGCGAAGCTGATGGAGCCGCAGATCGTCATGCCGAGCATCTCGGCGAGTTCGATCGGGGAGAGGTGGACGTCTCCGAAGGCGATGCCGATAAGGGAGAGGATGGTGACGATGATGAGGCCGAAGGCGACTGCGGCAGCGCACTTGGCGAAGAGATAGGCGGAGACGGGCATGGGGCTTGCGCGTTTGAGCTCGAGCCAGCCGGCGGCGAGATCGGAGGAGAGGCCGACCCCGATGCCGAAGAGCGCCGAGCCGATGAGGCCGAAGCAGGCATAGCCGGCGAGCATGTACTTGGCCATGTGAACGCTGCCGTCGAAGGAGTGGCGATTGGCGAGGCCGAAGATGATGTAGAACATGACGGGAAAGCCAATGGTTGCGAGTGAGAAGGAACGGGTGCGGAGGAGTTTTACGAACTCGTACTTTGATTCTTTGCGGCAGATGTCGGGGACGTTGGTTGTGGCGGGCTGGAGGATGGCGGCGGGGTACATTGGAGTCTCCTTGTTTCGATGTAGTGCGGGGCGAAGGACGAACTGCAAATACAGGGATCCTTCGCTTCGCTCAGGATGACAGGTTTTTAATTTTTTGTGAGCGCGAGGAAGGCATCTTCGAGGGCTGGACTTGCGATCTCGAGGCCGCTGAGGGATTCGTCGCGCAGAAGCATCTCGCGGACTACGTTTTCTGCGTTGACTGCGGTGACGGTGGTTGCTTCTCCGTTGCGCTCGACGCTGGTTACGGTGGGAAGGGATTGCAGTAGTTCGCTGGGAAGACTTGTGCGGCAGCGGATTCTGCGACCACCGCTGTTGCGTTTGATCTCTGCGGGCGTGCCTTCGCAGATGACGCGGCCTTTGTTGATGACGATGATGCGATCAGCGAGGGCGTCCGCCTCTTCGAGGTAGTGCGTGGTGAGCAGGACAGTTTTTCCGAGCGCGGAGAGGATACGGATTTCTGCCCAGAGGCCGCGGCGGGCCTCGATGTCCATGCCGACGGTGGGTTCGTCGAGGAAGATGAGGGAGGGGTTGCCG contains:
- a CDS encoding VOC family protein — encoded protein: MIFGAHVVVYSTDASADRAFLRDILGLASVDAGHGWLIFALPPAEIAVHPAEANDRHELYFICNDLSAEISALTEKAVKCSQVKEERWGSIVSVQLPGGGKIGLYQPNHPTVFNDPSD
- a CDS encoding ABC transporter permease, whose translation is MYPAAILQPATTNVPDICRKESKYEFVKLLRTRSFSLATIGFPVMFYIIFGLANRHSFDGSVHMAKYMLAGYACFGLIGSALFGIGVGLSSDLAAGWLELKRASPMPVSAYLFAKCAAAVAFGLIIVTILSLIGIAFGDVHLSPIELAEMLGMTICGSISFASMGLLLALIVPANAAPGIINLIYLPMSFLSGLWIPIKFLPHWLQGIAPLLPTYHLSQLMLSIFHYNDTMSLITHWNALIGFTLLMLGISRLLFHRKEQNA